In Streptomyces sp. NBC_00344, the genomic window ACATCATCTTCCTGGCCGCCTGGTCCCCGCTGATCATCGCCGGAGCTCCCGTCTACTCGATCGACGGACGCCTCGCGGGCGAGGCCTGGCGCAGGCTCGGCCCGCGCTCCGAACTGTGGGACCTGCGGCGCAGGGTGCTGCGCCGGGGCGCGGTCGTCGCCTCCCTCGTGGTCGGTCTCACGCTCCTGGTCGGCTCGCTGCTCGGCGGCGCCGTGCGCTCCGCCGAGGTCGTGACCGTACCGGGGCCGGACGCCGATCCCACCAACCGGCTGCCCGGCAGGTCGCTGCACCATGAGCCCGGCTCTTCGGGCAGCCCCTCCCGGCGTGCGCACAAGACCCCCGCACCCTCGGCGAGCACATCGGCCCCGCCGTCGACCACCCCGTCGGCGCCGGGCACCGTGCGGGAGACCGCCACCGTCGGCACCGGGGGCGGACAGCCCAGCCAGACCCAGGGCACCGCACAGCAGCCGCCCTCCCAGCAGCAGCGGCAGGCCCCGCCGCCGCCCGCCGCCAGCAGCTCGGGTCCGTCCTCGTCGGGCGGCACGACCGGCGGCAGCTCCGGCGGCGGCGCCTCGTCCGGTGGCGGCAACGGCGGCGGTTCGACCGGCGGCGGCGCCAACAGAAACCCGATCGGCGGCCTGCTCGGCTGACACCTGGGCCAGCACACGGAACGACGGAGGGGCGGCCGCACTCAGCGGCCGCCCCTCCGTGCGGTCCCGGTCCCCGGCCCGTCCGCGGGTAGTACCGCCCCGGGTGGTCCGCAGGGTTTCAGACGGCCCCGCCGAGCTCCCTCGCCGCCTCGGTGAGATCCTTCGCGGTGTCGATGGCCCGCCAGTACGCCCCGTTCGGCAGCGGGAAGCCGGCCAGCCTGCGCTCCCTGGCCAGCCGGGGGAAGGTGGACCGCTCATGGTCACCGCGGTCCGGCAGCAGCGCCGTGAAGGCGGCGGAGAAGACGTAGACGCCCGCGTTGATGAGATACGGCGACGGCGGCGACTCGATGAAGTCGAGGACATGCCCGAACTCGTCGGTCTCCACGGCGCCCCAGGGAATCCTGGGACGGGCCAGCGCCAGGGTGGCGGTCGCATCGCGCTCGGCGTGGAAGGCAGCCATGTCGCGCAGTGAGAAGCGCGTCCAGATGTCGCCGTTGGTGGCGTACCAGGGGCGGTCGGCGTTCGGCAGGTGCGCGGCCGCGTACTTGAGGCCGCCGCCGCGTCCCAGTGGCTCGGGCTCGACGACGGTGGTGACCCGCAGGGGGAGTTCGGCGGAGTCCAGCCACTCCTGGAGCACTTCGGCGAGGTGGCCGCAGGAGATCACCGCGTCGGTCACGCCCTCGGCGGCGAGCCAGGCAAGCTGATGGCCGATGATCGGCGTCCCGGTGCCCGGGATCTCGACCATCGGCTTGGGGCGGTCGTCGGTGTACGGGCGCAGCCGGGAACCCTGGCCGCCCGCCAGGACCACGGCCTGCGTGGGCAGTACGTGCGCTTGAGGATCAGCGGTCGTCATGAGGCGCACCCTATGCGGCGCGCCTCCGGCGTACGTGGCCAGGCCCGTCGGCGGGTGCCTGGCCCGGTGCACCCGCCGGTGTATGTCTCAGTGCGTGTGGGCGACCCCGTAGGCGAAGGAGGTGTCACAGACCGGGCGCGAGTACGACTGGGCGCGGGTGGGTCCGTAACGCTCGACGGCGGCGCGGCCCAGCGCACGGGCGATCGCCATGCAGTGGCCCGCGAGTGAGGGGCGGCCCTCGATCTCACGCTGGAGGTCGGTGAGGGCGACTCCCGGGTCCTTCTCCGACAGCTCGTCGAGGAGCTTGTCGCGCAGAATGTCCTGCGGGGTACGGGGCTTGGCGCGCACCGACACCTCCTTGGACGACGCGGTGAGGATCTGCGAGCCGGTGGAGGATGTGCCTGCCCACGGGACGCGGGTGACCGCGAGCGTCCCGGAGAGAACCAGGACGACGGGCAGGACAAAGGCGAGGGTTCGGCCGATACGGCGGGCTGTGTGGGTCACGGAGGCGAGCGTAGCGGTCGGTCAGGACATGGCGACACTCAGTCACCCTTGCGGGGGATGGTTCGAGTTCTCTTTTCGAATCACGTGTTGACGCGGCCGCAGTCAAATGCCGGTTCTGCCGGGGTATTTGCGGAACACGTACAGCGGCCCCGTCTCTCCGGGGAAGGGAGATACGGGGCCGCTGCGGACGCTACGGGGCTCCATTCCTGACGGCGGTGACCCTGCCGGCAGTGGTCCTGAAGCCGGTGGTCCAAACGTCAGGGGTTGTGATCAGTGCTCGTGACGTCAGTCGCTGAGCCGCTCGCCGGTCGAGGTGGCGAAGACGTGGATCTCGCCCGCACGCGGAACGACGTGCAGCTTGCTGCCCTTGTCGGGCACCCGGCGGCCGTTGACGCGGACGACGAGGTCCTTGTGTGCGCCGCTGACCTCGGCGGAGCCATAGACGAACGCGTCGGCGCCGAGCTCCTCGACGACGTTGACGGAGACGGCCATGCCGGCCGGGGCGTCCTTGGTCAGCGTCTTGGCGGTGGTGTCGTCGTGCTCGACGACGTCGAAGTGCTCCGGGCGGACGCCGACCGTGACGGTCGTGTCGCCGCGGTCGGACGCGGCCGACAGCGCCTCACGGGAGACCGGGACGACGCTGTTGCCGAACTTCACACCGCCGTCGGTGATCGGGACCTCGACCAGGTTCATGGCCGGCGAGCCGATGAAGCCGGCGACGAAGAGGTTGGCGGGGCGGTCGTACATGTTGCGCGGCGAGTCGATCTGCTGGAGCAGACCGTCCTTCAGCACGACCACCCGGTCACCCATGGTCATGGCCTCGACCTGGTCGTGGGTGACGTACACGGTGGTGATGCCGAGGCGGCGCTGCAGCGAGGCGATCTGCGTACGGGTGGAGACGCGGAGCTTGGCGTCGAGGTTCGACAGCGGCTCGTCCATGAGGAAGACCTGCGGCTCGCGGACGATCGCACGGCCCATCGCGACACGCTGGCGCTGACCACCGGAGAGCGCCTTCGGCTTGCGGTCCAGGTACTCGCTGAGGTCGAGGATCTTCGCGGCCTCTTCGACCTTGGCGCGGATCTCGGACTTGTTGACACCGGCGATCTTGAGGGCGAAGCCCATGTTGTCCGCGACGGTCATGTGCGGGTACAGCGCGTAGTTCTGGAACACCATCGCGATGTCCCGGTCCTTCGGCGGCAGGTGCGTGACGTCACGGTCACCGATGCGGATCGCGCCGCCGTTGACGTCCTCAAGACCCGCGAGCATGCGCAGGGAGGTCGACTTGCCGCAGCCGGACGGGCCGACGAGAACGAGGAACTCGCCGTCCTCGACCTCGATCTCCAGCGCGTCTACGGCGGGCTTGGTGGAGCCCGGGTATATCCGGGTCGCCTTGTCGAACGAAACAGTTGCCATGATCGCGTGCTCCTTCACCGGCAGG contains:
- a CDS encoding nucleotidyltransferase family protein; translation: MTTADPQAHVLPTQAVVLAGGQGSRLRPYTDDRPKPMVEIPGTGTPIIGHQLAWLAAEGVTDAVISCGHLAEVLQEWLDSAELPLRVTTVVEPEPLGRGGGLKYAAAHLPNADRPWYATNGDIWTRFSLRDMAAFHAERDATATLALARPRIPWGAVETDEFGHVLDFIESPPSPYLINAGVYVFSAAFTALLPDRGDHERSTFPRLARERRLAGFPLPNGAYWRAIDTAKDLTEAARELGGAV
- a CDS encoding ABC transporter ATP-binding protein: MATVSFDKATRIYPGSTKPAVDALEIEVEDGEFLVLVGPSGCGKSTSLRMLAGLEDVNGGAIRIGDRDVTHLPPKDRDIAMVFQNYALYPHMTVADNMGFALKIAGVNKSEIRAKVEEAAKILDLSEYLDRKPKALSGGQRQRVAMGRAIVREPQVFLMDEPLSNLDAKLRVSTRTQIASLQRRLGITTVYVTHDQVEAMTMGDRVVVLKDGLLQQIDSPRNMYDRPANLFVAGFIGSPAMNLVEVPITDGGVKFGNSVVPVSREALSAASDRGDTTVTVGVRPEHFDVVEHDDTTAKTLTKDAPAGMAVSVNVVEELGADAFVYGSAEVSGAHKDLVVRVNGRRVPDKGSKLHVVPRAGEIHVFATSTGERLSD